Proteins encoded by one window of Yamadazyma tenuis chromosome 2, complete sequence:
- a CDS encoding uncharacterized protein (EggNog:ENOG503NVED; COG:S) — MPFLSRSHHLPNSTRVLLGCLVTVSSLLFFIKLARFRAASGDIKLHDIRVPYIQLIPRYTIFYPWAVVTSIFAEISVIGFLLSTAVLTVTSRYIEKFWGSKEVIKFVFIVCSVTNFLTVLITIISNIIRGDAMGMDKPLGGGISYYIGFLVALKQLIPEHNIVLFQGLINFRVKHLPFICVSVSLLWSLLFSRSLYPFIPSVESFLITYIYLRFFQLFTVDPLLPVSSNDAGNVIYGDASDVFKLVEFFPDISKPVLSVVFDKIYELSVLLGVIAPFNDDSVELGNIRAQKRSEQINQTQKSVANSVAERRRQVALQVIEDRINKESRP, encoded by the coding sequence ATGCCATTTTTACTGCGGTCCCACCATTTACCCAACTCTACACGCGTGTTGTTGGGATGCCTTGTGACAGTATCACTGTTACTTTTCTTTATCAAATTGGCCAGGTTCCGGGCTGCGTCCGGTGATATCAAGCTCCATGACATTAGAGTCCCATACATTCAGTTGATTCCTAGATACACGATTTTTTACCCTTGGGCAGTTGTGACCTCAATCTTTGCGGAAATCTCTGTTATAGGGTTCCTTTTGTCAACCGCCGTGTTGACAGTGACTAGTAGATACATCGAGAAATTCTGGGGATCCAAAGAGGTGatcaagtttgtgtttattGTTTGCAGTGTCACCAATTTTTTGACCGTATTAATCACCATCATTTCAAATATTATCCGGGGAGATGCCATGGGAATGGATAAGCCATTGGGTGGTGGGATCTCGTACTATATTGGATTCTTGGTTGCATTAAAGCAGTTGATTCCAGAGCACAATATTGTTTTGTTTCAAGGATTGATCAATTTCAGAGTGAAACACTTGCCATTTATTTGTGTCAGTGTGCTGTTGTTGTGGTCCTTACTCTTTTCTCGGTCTTTGTACCCATTTATCCCTTCGGTGGAAAGCTTTTTGATCACCTACATATACTTGAGGTTCTTTCAATTGTTTACAGTGGATCCTTTGTTGCCAGTCTCTTCGAATGATGCCGGTAATGTCATCTATGGTGATGCCTCCGATGTCTTtaaattggtggagttcTTTCCAGATATCTCTAAGCCGGTGTTGTCTGTGGTTTTCGATAAGATATATGAATTGTCAGTGCTATTGGGGGTGATTGCTCCATTCAACGATGACTCTGTTGAACTAGGCAATATTAGAGCTCAGAAGAGACTGGAACAGATAAACCAGACACAGAAGTCGGTTGCCAACTCGGTGgcagaaagaagaagacaagTTGCTCTTCAGGTGATTGAGGATagaatcaacaaggaaTCTAGACCTTGa
- the MNN11 gene encoding putative alpha-1,6-mannosyltransferase mnn11 (CAZy:GT34; EggNog:ENOG503NX7S; COG:G,M): MLRGRSLRPKETSKGYLPVPATFNNFVKFKKSKWSLWITTLVVIFLWFNPLGIPMNFMQKKYHRRYPAPHPFTSPNMVTTSSKYIFPPVEHAQLLQELGRKKLVEESRVRSADHPEIDVSIIRSLNKYDDPNPSVQLAKEKEENAVSGLSAARNTFKNGDKIVYKPKSMKNYPEIIVVTAIDFEKYSLAGLTSIVQNRIDYAHQNNYGVYVRWYQEFLPRINSFANFDNEDKRKWIRTFCVRAAMFAFPHAKWIWYLDEDGLIMDLNINLWDYVLKEESLSPIMIREQPINPQNGIIKTYKTSKASHVRLIVTQSDQKVETESFLLKNDEVGRSILEFWSSDLFFDYPNFPYGPDSALTHILQWHPYCLSRSAIIPAKTIAARDPRAVGFRGDHLTYAKGDFVVTWSGCKGENCEKLLNSYVNPE; encoded by the coding sequence ATGTTGAGAGGGAGATCGTTAAGGCCCAAGGAAACGTCCAAGGGATACTTGCCCGTGCCTGCTACGTTCAACAACTTcgtgaagttcaagaaatccaaaTGGTCTCTTTGGATAACcactttggtggtgattttcTTATGGTTTAATCCACTTGGAATTCCCATGAATTTCATGCAAAAAAAATACCACAGGCGGTATCCAGCTCCACATCCGTTCACAAGCCCTAACATGGTTACAACGTCGTCGAAGTACATCTTTCCTCCAGTCGAGCACGCCCAGTTGTTGCAAGAATTAGGTagaaagaagttggttgaGGAATCAAGGGTCAGAAGCGCCGACCATCCTGAAATCGACGTCAGTATCATTAGGTCGTTGAATAAGTATGATGACCCAAACCCCTCTGTTCAGcttgccaaagaaaaggaagaaaatgCAGTTCTGGGGCTTTCTGCCGCCAGAAATACCTTTAAGAATGGTGACAAGATTGTTTACAAGCCCAAATCGATGAAAAATTATCCCGAAATCATCGTCGTGACCGCCAtcgattttgaaaagtactCATTGGCAGGCTTGACATCCATTGTGCAAAATAGAATCGACTACGCCCACCAAAATAACTACGGGGTGTATGTGCGGTGGTATCAGGAATTCTTACCCAGAATCAACTCTTTCGCTAACTTTGATAACGAAGACAAAAGAAAGTGGATCCGGACCTTTTGTGTACGGGCTGCCATGTTTGCGTTCCCTCACGCCAAGTGGATCTGGTATTTGGACGAAGACGGGTTAATTATGGACTTGAATATCAACTTGTGGGACTACGTATTGAAGGAAGAGTCCTTATCCCCAATAATGATACGAGAACAGCCCATTAACCCACAGAACGGAATCATCAAAACATACAAGACGTCCAAGGCTTCTCACGTTCGGTTAATTGTAACACAATCAGACCAAAAGGTTGAAACAGAATcgtttttgttgaagaacgaTGAGGTGGGAAGGTCGATTCTCGAGTTCTGGTCGTCAGACTTGTTTTTTGACTATCCTAACTTCCCCTACGGACCCGACTCAGCCTTGACACATATCTTGCAATGGCATCCGTATTGCTTGAGTAGATCTGCTATCATTCCTGCCAAAACCATAGCTGCCAGAGACCCGCGTGCTGTTGGCTTTAGAGGAGACCACTTGACCTACGCCAAAGGTGACTTTGTCGTGACATGGTCAGGATGCAAAGGCGAAAACTGTGAAAAGCTTCTAAACTCATATGTTAATCCGGAATAG
- the pso2 gene encoding DNA cross-link repair protein PSO2/SNM1 (EggNog:ENOG503NUC7; COG:L; BUSCO:EOG09261HQU), giving the protein MVTGTPRAKRQPSIFDVRVVKREKIEMDFVDLTMSDSVQGEGDRPDSAYVKMERESELQIKSEFSDTEDDESSEHEGELLELDYYNSSEDEDYVPWNENDIDLNYHSQDENEYCFHILSDISSSSKGTRLEIDHIKHMELRSVSEVCCPFCFVFLGGVPEASRIEHSNQCLEQRASTTVQTTRPSRMPMNRDAPMLKKEPSFKNREDQVPAPKSLAPPKSLPNKSKRKPIPELKTLTFPVTGTHSYSISMDAFNYSPDPEMEIYFLSHFHADHYGGISKKWCYERVFESVDDFKDESMYRPLIYCSKTTGNLLTLKFGIDPRFIESLEFDVLYRVMRFDSMSPAFEKVSEMDIEGIYVTMMEANHCPGSGIFLFESKSTMASSKKYLHCGDFRVNKQMIQHKSLERFTLPNSTDVLDKVYLDTTYLSFQRRFPKQDLVCSEAAQLFHDLCQGNKPGLMTECFGLGRQSRITEFGSKSSKPKKKFLILVGKYIIGKERLAIAISKKINCPIYVSNAKSRGNHAEVVDACEIEYFKDHIIKNDLGDDSSDCIIHLVSMEVVEALENVSNYFKHNKYHEHFERCIALRPTGWSHAYDESTGFRFEQFESTDPINTSAENLNNGLSQICETCFNDTPFSYQIPIDAKKAFNKGQSKRNDLRIYSFPYSEHSSYRELTYFVLFLNIDQIIPTVNQDKCPKIMENHIVYWNIIKALRAGSRPTPKTNSMTYDKLPCLSIDPHIREKFQQLTIDNF; this is encoded by the coding sequence ATGGTAACAGGTACGCCTAGAGCAAAGCGACAACCGCTGATATTCGACGTACGTGTCGTGAAGCGCGAGAAGATCGAGATGGACTTTGTCGACTTGACAATGTCTGATCTGGTGCAAGGTGAGGGTGATAGACCTGATAGCGCGTATGTGAAGATGGAGCGCGAGAGTGAACTTCAGATCAAGAGTGAGTTTAGTGACACAGAGGATGATGAGAGCTCCGAACATGAGGGCGAGCTCCTTGAGCTCGACTACTATAACTccagtgaagatgaagactaCGTGCCGTGGAACGAGAATGACATCGATCTCAACTACCATTCGCAGGACGAAAACGAATATTGTTTCCATATCCTCAGCGACATTTCGTCCTCCAGCAAGGGCACAAGGTTGGAAATAGATCACATTAAGCATATGGAACTTAGGAGCGTCTCAGAAGTGTGCTGCCCCTTCTGTTTTGTGTTCTTGGGTGGAGTTCCGGAGGCTTCTCGTATAGAGCATTCAAATCAGTGCTTGGAACAAAGAGCTTCAACTACCGTACAAACCACAAGACCAAGTCGAATGCCCATGAACAGGGATGCTCCCATGCTTAAGAAAGAACCACTGTTCAAAAACAGAGAAGACCAGGTTCCTGCTCCAAAGTCACTTGCACCACCTAAATCTCTCCCTAACAAAAGCAAAAGAAAGCCGATACCTGAGTTGAAAACCTTAACATTCCCTGTTACGGGTACCCACTCATATTCGATATCAATGGATGCATTCAACTACTCACCCGATCCAGAGATGGAGATATACTTTCTCAGTCACTTCCACGCAGACCACTACGGAGGCATCAGCAAAAAGTGGTGCTATGAACGAGTGTTTGAAAGTGTTGATGACTTCAAAGATGAGTCAATGTATCGACCTTTGATCTATTGTAGTAAGACTACTGGAAATCTTTTGACGTTGAAGTTTGGAATTGATCCCAGGTTCATCGAATCTCTTGAGTTTGATGTGCTATACCGAGTAATGCGGTTTGACTCGATGTCCCCAGCGTTTGAGAAGGTCAGTGAAATGGACATTGAAGGAATCTATGTCACCATGATGGAGGCAAACCACTGTCCGGGCTCAGGAATCTTCTTATTTGAATCGAAGTCTACAATGGCATCTTCCAAGAAGTACTTGCATTGTGGAGACTTTCGTGTCAATAAACAAATGATTCAACATAAATCTCTCGAAAGGTTTACCCTTCCGAATTCCACTGATGTTCTCGATAAAGTGTATTTGGATACCACCTACTTGTCCTTCCAGCGGCGTTTTCCCAAGCAGGATCTCGTTTGCTCGGAAGCTGCTCAGTTGTTTCATGATTTATGTCAAGGCAATAAACCCGGATTGATGACAGAGTGTTTCGGCCTTGGGAGACAATCCAGAATCACGGAGTTTGGGTCCAAGTCATCtaaaccaaagaagaagtttttgatcttggtggGAAAGTATATTATTGGTAAGGAAAGGTTAGCAATCGCCattctgaagaagataaaCTGTCCCATATACGTTTCCAACGCTAAAAGCCGAGGCAATCATGCAGAAGTTGTGGATGCCTGTGAGATAGAGTATTTCAAAGATCACATCATTAAGAACGACCTAGGAGACGATAGTTCTGACTGCATTATTCATCTTGTTTCAATGGAGGTTGTGGAGGCTTTAGAAAACGTTTCGAACTACTTCAAACACAACAAGTATCATGAACACTTTGAGAGGTGTATTGCATTGCGACCTACCGGATGGCTGCATGCCTATGACGAACTGACGGGATTTCGTTTCGAACAGTTTGAATCAACCGATCCAATCAATACTTCTGCTGAAAACCTAAACAATGGCTTATCGCAAATATGTGAAACCTGCTTCAACGATACTCCATTTTCCTATCAAATCCCTATAGATGCTAAAAAGGCATTCAATAAGGGCCAATCAAAGCGAAACGACCTTCGTATTTACTCCTTCCCCTACAGTGAACACTCTTCATACCGAGAGCTCACTTACTTTGTATTATTCCTTAACATCGATCAAATCATCCCCACTGTCAACCAAGACAAATGCCCAAAGATCATGGAAAACCATATCGTCTATTGGAACATCATCAAGGCACTTCGGGCTGGCAGTCGACCAACGCCCAAAACTAATAGTATGACTTATGACAAACTCCCTTGTCTATCTATTGATCCCCACATTCGTGAAAAATTCCAGCAGTTGACGATTGACAACTTTTGA
- a CDS encoding uncharacterized protein (EggNog:ENOG503PPY1), giving the protein MGLLSIIRKQKSKDRELRVLVLGLDNAGKTTIVKQWLHEDITEVSPTMGFNISTITHGGYTLNIWDVGGQSSLRPFWGNYFEKTNIIIWVVDCLAVERIKESFEELEHKILTQNKVGSDVALLILMNKVDLVPDPAALRTNLLAQLDLQRRVPPSTAWGVQMVSGKTGDGILNALGCEFFFQAEFGPSFIMAPTVSSAPVAIVSSSDTPSELITQLVEVENDENNNLIQILGILRPSNSSQTSITSFIRGLFTKNKTLLKLLDQCSKSLEAINDLNDEKQVFKHFINEFLMWLNDDVLILFNKFRACLESPDLAKSYPNDSIYFSKPIMHLSNYIKFIDSAVKIVRNPYIVEQLKSYRDECDKCLQDYVEYSDSSRLVNINFNQVQLFGDSNNIKNYADNVCSYFKVTQIVERSKNTRLVLENARHKTHIELLLVNLNGLSCQPYNALALLCISPDNSSRTLMFPPFRLNELSLSYSNSNCQLILKSIRFTAKNNSRSTDKLIINCPDDDFLAEWVKKLSTIFPLTDSSSPINSYFQMKLNESPQIKMAGLGIDMLSDSSHSEESDTEGLHKKSTPKSDSSPDAPQTAFKELISSPSLSAPVPTLQVPKQLRSVSCSSQSSSIVVFNQPVIPPFVKSSANSAVSSPTDSFRSVGSYESTNSTSIPRPNYDRSLSAQTKGFIIQNNLQVQNIRTGVPVTNEQPQQRPVSSSAEIQVESEYEKENVDPVKSEAQDTKKDKASSIDISNFGKNHNPSFSVHKGLNQMLEENERPKSKFFDFFKKSNRTPNLAHPSATPKIASNSRKSNSNIHKLNINTSIPMDSDSDTIPLSAASAVSNVSTVSQTKSSASLTQHANGSGTAFALPSSTSTYFFRQYKDANSSTRNEEAIKEASLSVPQELKNVINDENSIDFYISPTSPKALKVSKWKAKYGKWEMLTLNENVFIKIVVNYDHHSSWMIFFKEEYDAEYEEEVDKPILLLEMNSETDISQSSALDVQISAKNSITNEVLLVMVRCSTNNLAQAIVSNVSNIKGALAPKKLKSKASYGSSIGGSKQTIASSVMENNRGVTSKSSTVTSFDSSVRGDDNNKTYGNSQLTRDLSMASISSEDITNAAIMSNPENGRLLLLTNMKIRLQKSLGGYEQVNNPSSWKILSMFSLSIYGISDTFTDKNYFSIVLERNGNLNEDGEEYSWLICEDEVLDRIERIGKAGLLVKVSDDDLFMIECKGKKELKQLYEVF; this is encoded by the exons ATGGGACTCCTCAGCATCATCAGAAAACAAAAGTCCAAAGATAGGGAGCTACGTGTGCTTGTGTTGGGACTCGATAACGCCGGCAAGACCACCATCGTCAAACAATGGCTCCATGAAGACATCACAGAAGTGTCTCCCACCATGGGCTTCAACATCAGTACCATCACTCACGGTGGTTACACGTTAAACATCTGGGACGTGGGCGGGCAGTCCAGTCTCCGGCCGTTCTGGGGAAACTATTTTGAAAAGACAAACATCATTATATGGGTGGTGGACTGTTTGGCAGTGGAACGCATCAAGgagtcttttgaagaactcgaGCACAAAATTCTCACCCAAAACAAAGTGGGCTCAGATGTGGCATTGCTCATACTCATGAATAAAGTGGACTTGGTACCGGACCCGGCAGCGCTCAGGACAAATTTGCTTGCGCAGCTCGACCTCCAACGCCGCGTTCCGCCATCCACCGCGTGGGGCGTGCAAATGGTTAGTGGGAAGACAGGCGATGGGATTCTAAACGCCCTTGGGTG tgaatttttttttcaagcAGAGTTTGGACCTTCCTTCATCATGGCCCCAACTGTTTCTTCGGCTCCTGTTGCTATAGTGTCGTCCTCAGACACTCCTCTGGAATTAATCACTCAACTTGTGGAAGTGGAAAACGATGAAAATAACAACTTGATTCAAATCTTGGGTATTCTTAGACCCTCCAACTCTTCTCAAACTTCCATCACCTCCTTTATCAGGGGTTTGTttaccaaaaacaaaacctTATTAAAGCTCCTCGATCAATGTTCCAAAAGTCTTGAGGCCATTAATGATCTTAATGACGAGAAACAGGTTTTCAAGcacttcatcaatgaatTTCTCATGTGGTTGAATGACGACGTTTTGATCctattcaacaaattcagAGCATGTCTTGAGTCGCCAGATTTGGCTAAGAGCTATCCCAACGATAGCATTTACTTCAGTAAGCCTATCATGCATCTTTCAAACtacatcaagttcattgacaGTGCTGTCAAAATCGTCAGAAATCCATATATTGTTGAGCAATTGAAGAGCTACCGAGACGAATGTGACAAATGCCTCCAGGACTATGTGGAATACAGCGACAGTTCAAGGCTCGTGAATATAAACTTTAATCAAGTGCAACTTTTCGGTGATTCCAATAACATCAAGAATTATGCGGACAATGTTTGCAGCTACTTCAAAGTCACCCAAATTGTGGAGCGATCAAAGAACACCCGTTTGGTGCTTGAGAACGCTCGTCATAAGACGCACATTgaattgttgttggtgaacttgaatggCTTATCGTGTCAACCCTACAATGCCTTAGCTTTGTTGTGCATTTCACCCGATAACTCTTCGAGAACATTGATGTTCCCACCATTTCGGCTCAATGAGCTTAGTTTGAGCTATAGCAACTCTAACTGTCAGTTAATCTTGAAGTCTATCCGCTTCACAGCCAAAAATAATTCCAGACTGACTGATAAACTTATTATCAATTGCCCAGATGATGACTTCTTGGCCGAATGGGTGAAAAAGTTATCCACCATATTTCCACTTACTGACTCTCTGTCACCTATCAACTCTTACTTTCagatgaagttgaatgagaGCCCTCAAATTAAAATGGCTGGTTTGGGTATTGACATGTTATCGGACTCTTCTCATAGTGAAGAAAGTGACACTGAAGGCTTACATAAAAAGTCCACTCCAAAGTCAGACTCTTCACCTGACGCCCCACAAACCGCattcaaagaattgatttcttctccatcatTATCTGCTCCTGTGCCTACTTTACAAGTGCCTAAGCAGTTAAGATCTGTTTCATGCTCTTCTCAGAGCTCTTCTATTGTTGTGTTTAACCAGCCTGTGATACCACCTTTCGTTAAACTGTCGGCTAATTCGGCAGTCTCATCTCCAACTGATTCGTTTAGGTCAGTTGGTTCTTATGAATCTACTAATTCTACTTCAATCCCCAGACCTAATTATGACAGAAGTTTATCTGCTCAAACAAAAGGTTTTATTATTCAGAACAATTTGcaagttcaaaatattCGTACTGGTGTACCAGTGACAAATGAGCAACCTCAACAAAGAccggtttcttcttctgcagaaatccaagttgaaagtgAATACGAAAAGGAAAATGTTGATCCTGTAAAATCAGAAGCTCAAGATACAAAGAAAGATAAAGCTTCTAGTATCGACATCTCTAACTTTGGTAAGAACCACAATCCTTCATTCAGTGTTCACAAAGGATTAAACCAGATGTTGGAAGAGAATGAAAGGCCAAAATCCAAAttcttcgacttcttcaagaaatccaaCAGAACCCCTAATTTGGCTCATCCTTCTGCTACTCCTAAAATCGCTTCCAATTCCAGAAAATCCAATTCGAACATCCAtaagttgaacatcaacaccCTGATTCCAATGGACTCAGACTCCGATACCATTCCATTGTCTGCTGCTTCTGCTGTATCAAATGTCTCTACTGTTTCGCAAACTAAATCCAGTGCTTCATTGACTCAACATGCAAACGGATCAGGAACAGCATTTGCATTgccatcttcaacttcaacataCTTCTTCAGACAATACAAGGATGCCAACTCCTCTACGAGAAATGAGGAAGCAATCAAGGAAGCTAGCTTGTCTGTCCCccaagaattgaagaatgtgATCAATGATGAGAACTCTATTGACTTCTACATTTCACCTACTTCTCCAAAAGCTTTGAAAGTGTCAAAGTGGAAGGCTAAGTACGGAAAATGGGAAATGTTGACTTTGAATGAAAAtgttttcatcaagattGTTGTTAACTACGATCACCACAGCTCTTGGATGATCTTTTTCAAGGAAGAATACGATGCTGAATATGAAGAGGAAGTCGACAAGCCTATTTTGCTTTTGGAGATGAATTCTGAGACTGACATCAGCCAGTCTTCAGCTCTCGACGTTCAAATTTCTGCCAAAAATAGTATCACAAATGAAGTTCTTTTGGTAATGGTTAGATGTTCTACCAACAATTTGGCTCAAGCTATTGTCTCCAATGTTAGTAACATAAAAGGAGCTTTAgcaccaaagaagttgaaactGAAAGCTTCCTACGGATCTTCCATTGGCGGATCAAAGCAAACTATCGCTTCATCTGTTATGGAAAACAATAGAGGTGTCACCAGCAAATCGTCTACTGTCACCAGCTTTGACTCTTCTGTTCGTGGTGAcgacaacaacaaaacCTATGGCAATTCCCAGTTAACTAGAGATCTTTCTATGGCTTCTATTAGCTCAGAGGATATCACTAATGCTGCAATTATGTCCAATCCAGAGAATGGCAGATTACTTTTGCTTACTAACATGAAGATTAGATTGCAAAAGCTGTTGGGAGGATATGAGCAGGTGAACAATCCTTCATCTTGGAAGATTTTGTCCATGTTCTCCTTGAGCATATATGGTATTTCCGATACGTTCACCGACAAAAACTACTTCAGTATTGTGTTGGAAAGAAATGGGAATCTCAATGAAGATGGCGAGGAATATAGTTGGTTGATCTGTGAAGATGAAGTGCTCGACAGGATCGagagaattggaaaagctGGTTTGTTGGTCAAAgtttctgatgatgacttgTTCATGATTGAATGTAAGGGTAAGAAAGAGCTAAAGCAGCTTTATGAAGTGTTTTAA
- a CDS encoding uncharacterized protein (EggNog:ENOG503NWIU; COG:G; CAZy:GH72), whose product MQFFIIFIYLSLGVVLASKRSGSSSPKDISTIKVIGNKFVNEKGYQFYIKGIAYQKSREQGDNFQISDGVGYIDPLANSQTCLRDLEYLEKLNINVVRVYHIDPNKNHDACMNAFATKGIYVLCDLPEPETSINRNNPAWDIDLYDRYSAVIDSMHNYKNVLGFIAGNEVTNTIANVDASPFVKAAIRDAKKYIHSKGYRKIPVGYTANDDSRIRTDLSNYFVCGDEEWAKADFFGLNMYEWCGYSTYTTSGYRDRTLEYLNFQTPIFFSEFGCNTINPRPFTEIEALYGLTMSKVWSGGIAYEYFQHERNYGVVQENPDGSVTALEDFYTLSMRFGTNSPKIIKVTNETTPINSECLQSKYWHGSEKLPQTPDRGKCECLQSTLSCIMTPFQEVKEQELLNEVCTKVDCSEITANGELGKYGALSDCSLNQRVSFSLNKFYKQNGSKESECSFDKRAVLVSNNDQYDIKTITVRDGRTCEEALEGVKDLTNPNKDIYEKHLKEMPNGEFGFSKEPGNHTDTTSSNGSSGNSIGHLVASIMLFLVLKYFI is encoded by the coding sequence ATGCAGTTTTTCATCATTTTTATTTACTTGCTGTTGGGAGTGGTTTTGGCATCTAAAAGATCGGGCTCTTCCTCTCCCAAGGATATTTCCACCATTAAAGTCATTGGAAACAAGTTTGTCAACGAAAAAGGGTACCAATTTTACATCAAGGGTATTGCGTACCAAAAACTGAGGGAACAAGGTGATAACTTTCAAATTTCAGATGGAGTAGGATATATTGATCCATTAGCAAACTCCCAAACCTGTCTTCGAGActtggagtacttggaaaagCTTAACATCAACGTTGTTAGAGTGTACCATATTGATCCTAACAAAAACCACGATGCTTGTATGAACgcatttgcaaccaaagGCATTTATGTTTTATGTGACTTGccagaaccagaaactTCCATCAACCGCAACAACCCGGCTTGGGACATTGATCTTTACGACCGGTATTCGGCGGTGATTGACTCGATGCACAATTATAAGAATGTGTTGGGGTTCATTGCAGGAAATGAAgtcacaaacacaattgCAAACGTAGATGCATCCCCTTTTGTGAAAGCAGCCATCCGGGATGCAAAGAAGTACATCCACAGTAAGGGTTACAGAAAGATCCCTGTTGGATATACTGCTAATGACGACTCAAGAATTCGAACTGACCTTTCCAACTACTTTGTGTGTGGTGATGAGGAATGGGCCAAAGCCGATTTCTTCGGTTTGAACATGTACGAGTGGTGTGGATACTCCACTTATACTACTTCCGGATATAGAGACAGGACCCTCGAGTACCTCAATTTCCAAACCCCAATTTTTTTCAGTGAATTTGGCTGCAACACCATTAATCCCAGACCATTTACAGAAATAGAAGCACTTTATGGGTTGACCATGAGCAAAGTGTGGTCTGGAGGGATCGCATATGAGTACTTTCAACACGAAAGAAACTACGGAGTGGTGCAGGAAAACCCAGACGGGTCAGTGACTGCTTTGGAAGACTTTTACACCTTAAGTATGAGGTTCGGTACCAACAGTCCGAAGATTATAAAAGTCACCAACGAAACCACTCCTATCAATTCAGAATGTCTACAAAGCAAGTACTGGCATGGTTCAGAAAAATTACCCCAAACCCCTGATAGAGGCAAATGTGAGTGTTTGCAGTCCACTTTATCTTGCATTATGACACCATTTCAAGAGGTGAAAGAACAGGAATTGCTCAACGAAGTATGTACCAAGGTGGACTGTTCCGAGATTACTGCAAATGGAGAACTAGGTAAGTATGGAGCTCTCTCAGATTGTAGTTTGAATCAGAGAGTGTCTTTTTcactcaacaagttctaCAAACAGAATGGCAGTAAAGAACTGGAATGTTCTTTCGACAAACGGGCAGTTTTGGTGTCAAACAATGACCAATATGATATTAAGACCATCACCGTGAGAGATGGTAGAACTTGTGAAGAAGCCCTAGAAGGTGTTAAAGATTTGACTAATCCTAACAAAGACATCTACGAAAAACACTTAAAAGAGATGCCCAATGGGGAGTTTGGATTTTCCAAAGAACCAGGCAACCACACGGATACCACGAGTTCCAATGGTTCAAGCGGGAATAGTATTGGACATTTGGTTGCGCTGATCATGTTGTTTTTAGTTCTCAAGTATTTTATTTGA
- the TIM21 gene encoding mitochondrial import inner membrane translocase subunit tim21 (COG:U; EggNog:ENOG503P25S) has translation MSAVRLLQLNAKAYTSLVIHRSALSTMRPMVSNFYHFRTRFRTPQITSSIIVNQPFKHSRSYSTKTSPPPPPPPSPSKDKNAKGKVFLNRISRAFTFSLSTVIVIGASGVALLVVYLILSELFLPSGDTKTFNKAVKLVEKNEQARALMKLTSGERIRAYGESVSGKWVRNRPVQSVRMRDQDGVDRLVMKFHVESDACMHGTVSLEQIDQSFWSSEFAYIALDVPKKNRIYIIEPKFQAKNYVPKITRQSGFLGLKWGPKKD, from the coding sequence ATGAGCGCAGTAAGATTATTACAACTCAATGCCAAAGCGTATACGAGCTTGGTCATTCACAGATCTGCTCTTAGTACCATGAGACCTATGGTCTCCAATTTCTATCATTTTCGAACACGCTTCAGGACACCACAAATCACTTCTTCGATAATAGTGAATCAACCTTTCAAGCATTCAAGAAGCTATTCAACTAAAACTTCTCCTCCGCCACCCCCTCCGCCATCACCCTCAAAGGATAAAAATGCTAAAGGCAAAGTGTTCCTCAACAGAATATCACGGGCTTTCACATTCTCTTTATCAACGGTAATTGTTATTGGTGCTTCTGGAGTCGCATTGCTTGTTGTGTACTTGATATTATCCGAATTATTTCTACCATCTGGAGACACAAAGACGTTCAACAAGGCTGTTAAGCTTGTAGAAAAAAATGAGCAAGCTAGAGCCCTCATGAAACTTACCAGTGGCGAACGGATCAGAGCTTACGGTGAAAGTGTTTCTGGTAAATGGGTGAGAAACAGACCTGTCCAAAGTGTTAGAATGAGAGACCAGGATGGCGTGGACagattggtgatgaagtttCACGTAGAGTCGGATGCCTGTATGCATGGTACTGTGTCTCTTGAGCAAATTGACCAATCTTTCTGGAGTTCAGAGTTTGCTTATATTGCATTGGATGTTCCCAAAAAGAACAGAATCTACATCATCGAACCCAAATTCCAGGCCAAGAACTACGTGCCTAAGATCACCCGACAATCGGGGTTCTTGGGACTCAAATGGGGACCAAAGAAAGACTAG